In Streptomyces sp. NBC_00878, a single window of DNA contains:
- a CDS encoding acyl-CoA dehydrogenase family protein, with product MSLLSATPHQPAVTEREARQVAEAAREQDWRKPSFAKELFLGRFRLDLIHPHPMPPDEDAQRGEAFLTKLRDFCETRVDSALIEREARIPDEVINGLKELGALGMKIDTKYGGLGLTQVYYNKALALVGSANPALGALLSAHQSIGVPQPLKLFGTQEQKDIFLPRCARTDISAFLLTEPDVGSDPARLATSAVPDGDDYVLDGVKLWTTNGVVADLLVVMARVPKSEGHKGGITAFVVETASEGVTVENRNAFMGLRGLENGVTRFHQVRVPAANRIGPEGAGLKIALTTLNTGRLSLPAMCVGAGKWCLKIAREWTSVREQWGKPVAFHEAVGAKISFIAATTFALEAVLDLSSQMADENRNDIRIEAALAKLYGSEMACLMADELVQIRGGRGFETADSLAARGERAVPAEQVLRDLRINRIFEGSTEIMHLLIAREAVDAHLSVAGDLIDPDKSLSDKAKAGANAGVFYAKWLPKLVAGAGQLPRSYGDFHPAGHVDLSGHLRYVERSARKLARSTFYAMSRWQGRMETKQGFLGRIVDIGAELFAMSAACVRAELLRTTGEHGREAYQLADAFCSQSRVRVEELFGRLWSNTDDLDRKVVKGVLGGAYTWLEEGVVDPSGEGPWIADATPGPSERENLHRPIR from the coding sequence CCGCACGGGAGCAGGACTGGCGCAAGCCCAGCTTCGCCAAGGAGCTGTTCCTCGGTCGCTTCCGGCTCGACCTGATCCATCCGCACCCGATGCCGCCCGACGAGGACGCGCAGCGCGGCGAGGCGTTCCTCACCAAGCTGCGCGACTTCTGCGAGACGAGGGTCGACTCGGCCCTCATCGAGCGGGAGGCGCGGATCCCGGACGAGGTGATCAACGGGCTCAAGGAGCTCGGCGCCCTCGGCATGAAGATCGACACCAAGTACGGCGGCCTCGGCCTGACGCAGGTCTACTACAACAAGGCGCTCGCCCTGGTCGGCTCGGCGAACCCGGCGCTCGGCGCGCTGCTCTCCGCGCACCAGTCGATCGGCGTACCGCAGCCACTGAAACTCTTCGGCACGCAGGAGCAGAAGGACATCTTCCTGCCGCGCTGCGCCCGTACGGACATCTCCGCCTTCCTGCTCACCGAGCCGGACGTGGGCTCCGACCCGGCCCGCCTCGCGACCAGCGCGGTGCCGGACGGCGACGACTACGTCCTCGACGGGGTGAAGCTCTGGACGACGAACGGCGTCGTCGCCGATCTGCTCGTCGTGATGGCGCGCGTACCGAAGTCCGAGGGGCACAAGGGCGGCATCACGGCGTTCGTCGTGGAGACGGCGTCCGAGGGCGTCACCGTCGAGAACCGCAACGCCTTCATGGGGTTGCGCGGTCTGGAGAACGGTGTCACGCGCTTCCACCAGGTCCGGGTCCCGGCCGCGAACCGGATCGGGCCGGAGGGCGCGGGCCTCAAGATCGCCCTGACCACGCTCAACACCGGACGGCTCTCGCTGCCCGCCATGTGTGTCGGCGCGGGCAAGTGGTGTCTGAAGATCGCCCGCGAGTGGACGTCCGTGCGCGAGCAGTGGGGCAAGCCGGTGGCCTTCCACGAGGCCGTGGGCGCCAAGATCTCCTTCATCGCGGCGACGACCTTCGCCCTGGAAGCCGTCCTCGACCTGTCGTCCCAGATGGCCGACGAGAACCGCAACGACATCCGCATCGAGGCCGCCCTCGCCAAGCTGTACGGCTCCGAGATGGCCTGCCTGATGGCCGACGAGCTGGTCCAGATCCGCGGCGGACGCGGCTTCGAGACCGCCGACTCGCTGGCCGCCCGCGGCGAACGGGCCGTCCCCGCCGAGCAGGTGCTGCGCGATCTGCGCATCAACCGCATCTTCGAGGGCTCGACCGAGATCATGCACCTGCTGATCGCCCGCGAGGCGGTCGACGCCCACCTGTCCGTGGCCGGTGACCTCATCGATCCGGACAAGTCCCTCTCGGACAAGGCGAAGGCGGGCGCGAACGCCGGAGTCTTCTACGCCAAGTGGCTCCCGAAACTGGTCGCGGGCGCAGGCCAACTCCCGCGCTCGTACGGGGACTTCCACCCGGCGGGCCACGTCGACCTGTCCGGCCACCTGCGGTACGTGGAGCGGTCGGCCCGCAAGCTCGCGCGGTCCACCTTCTACGCCATGTCCCGCTGGCAGGGCCGGATGGAGACCAAGCAGGGCTTCCTCGGCCGGATCGTCGACATCGGTGCCGAACTCTTCGCGATGAGTGCCGCCTGCGTCCGCGCCGAACTCCTGCGCACCACCGGGGAGCACGGCCGCGAGGCGTACCAGCTCGCCGACGCCTTCTGCAGCCAGTCCCGGGTCCGCGTCGAGGAACTCTTCGGCCGGCTGTGGTCCAACACCGACGACCTCGACCGCAAGGTCGTCAAGGGCGTCCTCGGCGGCGCCTACACCTGGCTGGAGGAGGGAGTCGTCGACCCGTCCGGCGAAGGCCCCTGGATCGCCGACGCGACGCCGGGACCGTCCGAAAGGGAGAACCTCCACCGTCCCATTCGCTGA
- the secA gene encoding preprotein translocase subunit SecA produces MRAGEGRILRRLQRIAEQVGSLEEEFEQLTDEELQALTPEFQERYEAGESLDDLLPEAFAAMREAARRTLGMRHFDVQIMGGAALHLGNIAEMQTGEGKTLVATLPVYLNALTGKGVHLVTVNDYLAQRDADWMGRAYRFLGLTVGVIKTQSTPAERRAQYACDITYGTNTEFGFDYLRDNMAWSKDELVQRGHHFAIVDEADSILIDEARTPLIISGPADQPTHWYAAFATMVTRMRGVAVQDENFTSPQDKERLAELRATHDYEYDPKKRTVSILDSGVEFLQDQLGIESLYESDHTPLIGHLNNALKAKEHFKKDKDYVVVNGEVLIVDEHTGRILAGRRYNEGLHQAIEAKEAVTVKDENQTLATITLQNFFRLYEKLGGMTGTAMTEAAEFHQIYKLHVVPIPTNQPNAREDDPDQIYRTVEAKYTAILDDIAEKHEKGQPILVGTTSVEKSETLAARLKKRGIRHEVLNAKNHEREAQIVAQAGRKGAVTVATNMAGRGTDIMLGGNPEAMALAELDRRGLTPEESPDEHRAALDRIKESVAAEHDEVKDLGGLYVLGTERHESRRIDNQLRGRSGRQGDPGASRFYLSLGDDLMRLFRAQVVERVMSMANVPDDVPIENKMVTRAIASAQSQLEQQHFESRKDVLKFDEVLNRQRTLIYEERRRVLAGEDLREQILHFMDDTIRAYVTEETAEGFPEEWNLERLWAAFKQLYPVGITIEDLEDAAGQRADLTADELIEAVTADIHARYEERETELGADTLRDLERLVVLSVLDRKWREHLYEMDYLRDGIGLRWTLGREPIIEYEREGYDMFAAMNEAIKEESVGYVFNLDASGKPTGGQDTLESGRRTDGLHFSAPTLDTAEGVVEGNFEPADAVPSRPAEGVTDVKPRQQRRAAKSRNRRKRRR; encoded by the coding sequence ATGCGGGCCGGCGAGGGAAGAATCCTGCGCAGGCTGCAACGCATCGCGGAACAGGTGGGTTCCCTGGAAGAGGAATTCGAGCAGCTCACCGACGAGGAACTCCAGGCGCTCACACCGGAGTTCCAGGAGCGGTACGAGGCCGGCGAGAGCCTCGACGACCTGTTGCCGGAGGCTTTCGCCGCCATGCGCGAGGCCGCCCGCCGCACGCTCGGGATGCGCCACTTCGACGTACAGATCATGGGCGGCGCGGCCCTCCACCTCGGCAACATCGCCGAGATGCAGACCGGCGAGGGCAAGACCCTGGTCGCGACCCTGCCCGTCTACCTGAACGCCCTGACCGGCAAGGGAGTCCACCTCGTCACGGTCAACGACTACCTCGCCCAGCGCGACGCCGACTGGATGGGCCGCGCCTACCGCTTCCTGGGCCTGACCGTCGGCGTCATCAAGACGCAGTCGACCCCCGCCGAGCGCCGCGCACAGTACGCCTGCGACATCACGTACGGCACCAACACCGAGTTCGGCTTCGACTACCTGCGCGACAACATGGCCTGGTCGAAGGACGAACTCGTCCAGCGCGGCCACCACTTCGCGATCGTCGACGAGGCCGACTCGATCCTCATCGACGAGGCCCGGACGCCCCTGATCATCTCCGGCCCCGCCGACCAGCCCACCCACTGGTACGCGGCCTTCGCCACGATGGTCACGCGGATGCGGGGCGTCGCCGTCCAGGACGAGAACTTCACCTCGCCGCAGGACAAGGAGCGCCTCGCCGAACTGCGGGCCACCCACGACTACGAGTACGACCCGAAGAAACGCACGGTCTCGATCCTGGACAGCGGAGTGGAGTTCCTCCAGGACCAGCTCGGCATCGAGAGCCTCTACGAGTCCGACCACACGCCCCTCATCGGCCACCTGAACAACGCCCTCAAGGCCAAGGAGCACTTCAAGAAGGACAAGGACTACGTCGTCGTGAACGGCGAGGTCCTCATCGTCGACGAGCACACCGGCCGCATCCTCGCCGGCCGCCGCTACAACGAGGGCCTGCACCAGGCGATCGAGGCGAAGGAGGCGGTGACGGTCAAGGACGAGAACCAGACCCTCGCCACCATCACCCTCCAGAACTTCTTCCGCCTCTACGAGAAGCTCGGCGGGATGACCGGCACCGCGATGACGGAGGCCGCCGAGTTCCACCAGATCTACAAGCTCCACGTGGTGCCGATCCCCACCAACCAGCCCAACGCCCGCGAGGACGACCCCGATCAGATCTACCGGACGGTGGAGGCCAAGTACACCGCGATCCTCGACGACATCGCCGAGAAGCACGAGAAGGGCCAGCCGATCCTCGTCGGCACCACCTCCGTCGAGAAGTCCGAGACGCTCGCCGCCCGCCTGAAGAAGCGGGGCATCCGCCACGAGGTGCTCAACGCGAAGAACCACGAGCGCGAGGCACAGATCGTGGCGCAGGCCGGCCGCAAGGGCGCGGTCACCGTGGCCACCAACATGGCCGGCCGCGGCACCGACATCATGCTCGGCGGCAACCCCGAGGCGATGGCCCTCGCCGAGCTCGACCGGCGCGGCCTCACACCGGAGGAGAGCCCCGACGAGCACCGGGCGGCCCTCGACCGGATCAAGGAGTCGGTCGCGGCCGAGCACGACGAGGTCAAGGACCTCGGCGGTCTTTACGTCCTCGGCACCGAGCGCCACGAGTCGCGCCGCATCGACAACCAGCTGCGCGGGCGCTCAGGCCGCCAGGGCGATCCCGGCGCCTCCCGCTTCTACCTCTCCCTCGGCGACGACCTGATGCGGCTGTTCCGCGCCCAGGTCGTCGAGCGCGTGATGTCGATGGCGAACGTCCCCGACGACGTACCCATCGAGAACAAGATGGTCACGCGTGCCATCGCCTCCGCCCAGTCCCAGCTGGAGCAGCAGCACTTCGAGTCCCGCAAGGACGTCCTGAAGTTCGACGAGGTGCTCAACCGGCAGCGCACCCTCATCTACGAGGAACGCCGCCGGGTCCTGGCCGGGGAGGACCTGCGCGAACAGATCCTCCACTTCATGGACGACACCATCCGCGCGTACGTCACCGAGGAGACCGCCGAGGGCTTCCCCGAGGAGTGGAACCTGGAGCGGCTGTGGGCCGCCTTCAAACAGCTCTACCCGGTCGGGATCACCATCGAGGACCTGGAGGACGCGGCGGGCCAGCGTGCGGACCTCACCGCCGACGAGCTCATCGAGGCCGTCACCGCCGACATCCACGCCCGCTACGAGGAGCGCGAGACCGAGCTCGGCGCGGACACTCTGCGCGACCTGGAACGCCTCGTCGTGCTGTCGGTCCTCGACCGCAAATGGCGCGAGCACCTGTACGAGATGGACTACCTCCGCGACGGAATCGGCCTGCGGTGGACCCTCGGCCGGGAGCCGATCATCGAGTACGAGCGCGAGGGGTACGACATGTTCGCCGCGATGAACGAGGCGATCAAGGAGGAGTCGGTCGGGTACGTCTTCAATCTGGACGCGTCCGGGAAGCCGACGGGGGGTCAGGACACCTTGGAGTCCGGGCGGCGTACGGATGGGCTGCATTTCAGTGCGCCCACGTTGGATACGGCGGAGGGAGTTGTCGAAGGGAACTTCGAACCGGCCGACGCGGTTCCGTCGCGTCCGGCGGAGGGCGTGACCGATGTGAAGCCCAGGCAGCAGAGGCGTGCGGCCAAGTCCAGGAACCGTCGGAAGCGCCGGCGGTAG
- the dxr gene encoding 1-deoxy-D-xylulose-5-phosphate reductoisomerase, whose product MSDSPAPLADPHLVFDPVDGVRDVVILGSTGSIGTQAIDLVQRNPDRFRVTGLSAAGGRVGLLAEQAHRLRVRTVAVAREDVVPALREALSAQYGAGEPLPEILAGADAATHLAASECHTVLNGITGSIGLAPTLAALEAGRTLALANKESLIVGGPLVKALAKPGQIIPVDSEHAALFQALASGTRADVRKLVVTASGGPFRGRTKSELADVTPEAALAHPTWAMGPVITINSATLVNKGLEVIEAHLLYDIPFERIEVVVHPQSYVHSMVEFTDGSTMAQATPPDMRGPIAIGLGWPQRIPDAAPAFDWSKASSWEFFPLDTDAFPSVGLARHVGELAGTAPAVFNAANEECVDAFLNGSLPFNGIMETVTRVVAEHGTPRTGTSLTVPDVLEAESWARARARELTARTTTAQTTATTTAEARA is encoded by the coding sequence ATGAGTGACAGTCCAGCCCCCCTCGCCGATCCGCATCTTGTCTTCGATCCTGTGGACGGAGTCCGGGATGTGGTGATCCTCGGGTCCACCGGGTCGATCGGGACCCAGGCCATCGATCTCGTGCAGCGCAACCCCGACCGCTTCCGGGTCACCGGGCTCTCCGCGGCGGGCGGGCGGGTCGGACTGCTCGCCGAGCAGGCACACCGGCTCCGCGTCCGGACCGTCGCCGTCGCGCGCGAGGACGTCGTACCGGCACTGCGCGAGGCCCTGTCCGCGCAGTACGGAGCGGGGGAGCCCCTCCCCGAGATCCTCGCGGGGGCGGACGCCGCCACCCACCTCGCCGCCTCCGAGTGCCACACCGTCCTGAACGGCATCACCGGCTCGATCGGCCTCGCCCCGACCCTCGCCGCCCTGGAGGCGGGCCGCACCCTCGCGCTAGCCAACAAGGAGTCGCTCATCGTCGGCGGCCCGCTGGTGAAGGCGTTGGCCAAGCCGGGCCAGATCATCCCGGTCGACTCCGAGCACGCCGCCCTCTTCCAGGCGCTCGCCTCCGGCACCAGGGCCGACGTACGCAAGCTCGTCGTCACCGCGTCCGGCGGCCCCTTCAGAGGACGTACGAAGTCCGAGCTGGCCGACGTCACCCCCGAGGCCGCGCTCGCGCACCCCACCTGGGCCATGGGCCCGGTCATCACGATCAACTCCGCGACCCTGGTCAACAAGGGGCTCGAAGTCATCGAGGCACACCTCCTCTACGACATTCCCTTCGAGCGGATTGAGGTGGTCGTGCACCCGCAGTCGTATGTCCACTCGATGGTGGAGTTCACGGACGGATCGACAATGGCGCAGGCGACGCCCCCCGACATGCGCGGGCCGATCGCCATCGGCCTCGGCTGGCCCCAGCGGATCCCCGACGCCGCGCCCGCCTTCGACTGGTCGAAGGCGTCGAGCTGGGAGTTCTTCCCGCTCGACACCGACGCGTTTCCGTCGGTGGGGCTCGCCCGGCACGTGGGGGAGCTCGCGGGCACGGCCCCGGCGGTGTTCAATGCGGCCAACGAGGAGTGCGTGGACGCGTTCCTGAACGGTTCGCTGCCGTTCAACGGCATCATGGAGACCGTCACGAGGGTCGTCGCCGAGCACGGCACGCCCCGTACGGGAACCTCGCTCACCGTCCCGGACGTCCTCGAAGCGGAGTCCTGGGCGCGCGCCCGGGCCCGTGAACTGACAGCCCGAACGACAACGGCTCAGACGACAGCCACGACAACGGCGGAGGCTCGTGCATGA